A part of Rhinoderma darwinii isolate aRhiDar2 chromosome 1, aRhiDar2.hap1, whole genome shotgun sequence genomic DNA contains:
- the FST gene encoding follistatin isoform X1 has translation MKQDKIKVNSLVEVGQSTRVLSGSPLCDTDMAGALCLAAGNCWLQQSKNGRCQVLYRTELSKEECCKTGRLGTSWTEEDVPNSTLFKWMIFNGGAPHCIPCKETCENVDCGPGKKCKMNKKNKPRCVCAPDCSNITWKGPVCGLDGKTYKDECALLKAKCKGVPELDVQYQGKCKKTCRDVLCPGTSTCVVDQTNNAYCVTCHRNCPEPTFPEQYLCGNDGITYASACHLRKATCLLGRSIGLAYEGKCIKAKSCEDIKCGVGKKCLWDSRVDRGRCAVCEDYCPDSKSDEAVCASDNTTYPSECAMKQAACSLGVLLEVKHSGSCNSINEDPEEEEEEEDPDYSFPLSSVHW, from the exons ATGAAACAggacaaaataaaagtaaacagtCTAGTGGAAGTAGGGCAGAGCACACGTGTTTTGTCTGGGTCACCGCTATGTGACACTGATATGGCTGGGGCACTATGTCTTGCAGCTGGAAACTGTTGGCTTCAGCAATCCAAGAATGGACGATGCCAGGTTCTCTACAGGACTGAACTGAGCAAAGAGGAATGCTGCAAAACTGGCAGACTGGGCACCTCCTGGACTGAAGAAGACGTACCCAACAGCACGCTTTTCAAATGGATGATATTCAACGGAGGAGCCCCACACTGCATACCATGCAAAG AAACATGTGAAAATGTGGACTGTGGACCcgggaaaaaatgtaaaatgaataAGAAAAATAAGCCAAGATGTGTTTGCGCCCCGGACTGCTCCAATATCACCTGGAAAGGCCCCGTGTGCGGGCTGGATGGCAAAACGTACAAAGACGAATGTGCTCTACTCAAGGCCAAATGCAAAGGAGTCCCGGAGCTGGATGTGCAGTATCAAGGCAAATGCAAAA agacgtgcagagatgtCTTATGTCCAGGTACCTCTACGTGTGTGGTGGACCAAACCAATAACGCCTACTGTGTGACGTGTCATCGGAACTGCCCGGAGCCTACCTTTCCTGAACAATATCTATGCGGAAATGATGGGATTACGTATGCTAGCGCTTGTCACCTGCGGAAAGCCACCTGTCTCCTGGGCAGGTCTATTGGTTTGGCGTACGAGGGAAAGTGCATAA AGGCCAAGTCGTGTGAAGACATCAAGTGCGGCGTTGGGAAGAAGTGCCTGTGGGACAGCAGAGTAGACAGAGGGCGCTGCGCAGTGTGTGAAGATTACTGCCCGGACAGCAAGTCTGATGAAGCGGTTTGCGCCAGTGATAACACCACCTACCCCAGCGAGTGCGCCATGAAGCAGGCCGCCTGCTCGTTGGGTGTACTTTTGGAAGTCAAACACAGCGGATCTTGCAACT CCATTAATGAAGATcctgaggaagaagaggaggaggaagaccCCGACTACAGCTTCCCTTTATCTTCAGTCCACTGGTAA
- the FST gene encoding follistatin isoform X2 produces MLNRPGLLGLLVTMSLCHFMEDHTVQAGNCWLQQSKNGRCQVLYRTELSKEECCKTGRLGTSWTEEDVPNSTLFKWMIFNGGAPHCIPCKETCENVDCGPGKKCKMNKKNKPRCVCAPDCSNITWKGPVCGLDGKTYKDECALLKAKCKGVPELDVQYQGKCKKTCRDVLCPGTSTCVVDQTNNAYCVTCHRNCPEPTFPEQYLCGNDGITYASACHLRKATCLLGRSIGLAYEGKCIKAKSCEDIKCGVGKKCLWDSRVDRGRCAVCEDYCPDSKSDEAVCASDNTTYPSECAMKQAACSLGVLLEVKHSGSCNSINEDPEEEEEEEDPDYSFPLSSVHW; encoded by the exons ATGTTAAATCGCCCGGGCTTGCTAGGACTTCTTGTGACTATGTCTCTGTGTCATTTCATGGAGGATCACACTGTCCAGG CTGGAAACTGTTGGCTTCAGCAATCCAAGAATGGACGATGCCAGGTTCTCTACAGGACTGAACTGAGCAAAGAGGAATGCTGCAAAACTGGCAGACTGGGCACCTCCTGGACTGAAGAAGACGTACCCAACAGCACGCTTTTCAAATGGATGATATTCAACGGAGGAGCCCCACACTGCATACCATGCAAAG AAACATGTGAAAATGTGGACTGTGGACCcgggaaaaaatgtaaaatgaataAGAAAAATAAGCCAAGATGTGTTTGCGCCCCGGACTGCTCCAATATCACCTGGAAAGGCCCCGTGTGCGGGCTGGATGGCAAAACGTACAAAGACGAATGTGCTCTACTCAAGGCCAAATGCAAAGGAGTCCCGGAGCTGGATGTGCAGTATCAAGGCAAATGCAAAA agacgtgcagagatgtCTTATGTCCAGGTACCTCTACGTGTGTGGTGGACCAAACCAATAACGCCTACTGTGTGACGTGTCATCGGAACTGCCCGGAGCCTACCTTTCCTGAACAATATCTATGCGGAAATGATGGGATTACGTATGCTAGCGCTTGTCACCTGCGGAAAGCCACCTGTCTCCTGGGCAGGTCTATTGGTTTGGCGTACGAGGGAAAGTGCATAA AGGCCAAGTCGTGTGAAGACATCAAGTGCGGCGTTGGGAAGAAGTGCCTGTGGGACAGCAGAGTAGACAGAGGGCGCTGCGCAGTGTGTGAAGATTACTGCCCGGACAGCAAGTCTGATGAAGCGGTTTGCGCCAGTGATAACACCACCTACCCCAGCGAGTGCGCCATGAAGCAGGCCGCCTGCTCGTTGGGTGTACTTTTGGAAGTCAAACACAGCGGATCTTGCAACT CCATTAATGAAGATcctgaggaagaagaggaggaggaagaccCCGACTACAGCTTCCCTTTATCTTCAGTCCACTGGTAA